One genomic segment of Corallococcus silvisoli includes these proteins:
- a CDS encoding sulfurtransferase TusA family protein, giving the protein MPDVTATLDITREVCPMTYVRTKLKLESLPPDALLEVLLKGEEPLKNVPRSAADEGHDVVSLAPRGDGTHRLVLRKRGR; this is encoded by the coding sequence ATGCCCGACGTGACGGCGACGTTGGACATCACCCGCGAGGTGTGTCCGATGACCTACGTGCGCACCAAGCTGAAGCTGGAGTCGCTGCCCCCGGACGCGCTGCTGGAGGTGCTGCTCAAGGGCGAGGAGCCCCTGAAGAACGTGCCCCGCAGCGCCGCGGACGAGGGGCATGACGTGGTGTCGCTCGCGCCGCGCGGTGACGGCACGCACCGGCTGGTGCTGCGGAAGCGGGGGAGGTGA
- a CDS encoding ubiquitin-like small modifier protein 1 has translation MATIRVPTPMRTLTRNQAEVQATGATVGDVLRDLDARYPGMGARLFDEKGAVRRYVNIFLNDEDVRALRALETPVKDADRITLIPAMAGG, from the coding sequence ATGGCCACGATTCGCGTTCCCACCCCCATGCGGACGCTCACGCGCAACCAGGCCGAGGTCCAGGCCACCGGCGCCACCGTCGGGGACGTGCTGCGCGACCTGGACGCGCGCTACCCCGGCATGGGCGCGCGCCTGTTCGATGAGAAGGGCGCGGTGCGCCGCTACGTGAACATCTTCCTCAACGACGAGGACGTGCGCGCGCTGAGGGCCCTGGAGACGCCGGTGAAGGACGCGGACCGGATCACCCTCATCCCCGCGATGGCGGGAGGCTGA
- a CDS encoding HesA/MoeB/ThiF family protein — protein MALREDQILRYSRQILLRDVGGRGQEALLSGGARVDGLGASGLTAAAYLAGGGTPVTGVGTLTMGPWSPGFLASAHDVGRPVPEVLARVVPEVNPDAVGTPGGGLLAELPAAWSGEGPWVALGGDGARGAVVFRGADGCVWCFGETVRHLGTPPDGALGVALGALGALVFQRLRLGLGPALGGKWLGAPGAMSDLEPRRCSRCAAADPKP, from the coding sequence ATGGCGCTGCGTGAGGATCAGATTCTCCGCTACTCCCGGCAGATCCTCCTGCGGGACGTGGGCGGCCGCGGACAGGAGGCCCTGCTGTCGGGAGGCGCGCGCGTGGACGGCCTGGGCGCGTCCGGCCTCACGGCGGCGGCGTACCTCGCGGGCGGCGGCACCCCGGTGACGGGCGTGGGCACCCTGACGATGGGGCCCTGGTCCCCGGGGTTCCTCGCCTCGGCGCACGACGTGGGTCGGCCCGTGCCGGAGGTGCTGGCGCGCGTGGTGCCAGAGGTGAACCCGGACGCGGTAGGCACCCCGGGAGGCGGGCTGCTCGCGGAGCTGCCGGCGGCATGGAGCGGCGAGGGGCCCTGGGTCGCGCTGGGCGGTGACGGCGCGCGCGGCGCGGTGGTGTTCCGGGGCGCGGACGGCTGCGTCTGGTGCTTCGGCGAGACGGTGCGCCACCTGGGCACGCCGCCAGACGGGGCGTTGGGCGTGGCGCTGGGGGCCCTGGGCGCGCTGGTCTTCCAGCGGCTGCGGTTGGGCCTGGGCCCGGCGCTGGGTGGAAAGTGGCTGGGCGCGCCCGGCGCGATGTCGGACCTGGAACCGCGCCGGTGCTCGCGCTGCGCGGCGGCGGACCCGAAGCCCTGA
- a CDS encoding M67 family metallopeptidase, with protein sequence MLALRGGGPEALIPAFPPEVVARMVRHLEATWPHEGCGVILQEGAGQGGAWRVVLLPNASPTPRVAYAFAPEAWLQVCLDAEARGETVACVFHSHVDAAAVFSAEDRRQAAPEGVPLLPHVSYVVIAIHRGRVDSASQSKWRGDGFQTVPLTVPDFRFEKPV encoded by the coding sequence GTGCTCGCGCTGCGCGGCGGCGGACCCGAAGCCCTGATCCCCGCCTTCCCACCGGAGGTCGTCGCGCGGATGGTCCGCCACCTGGAGGCGACGTGGCCTCACGAGGGCTGCGGCGTGATCCTCCAGGAAGGGGCGGGGCAGGGCGGCGCCTGGCGGGTCGTCCTGCTGCCCAACGCCTCCCCCACGCCACGCGTCGCCTACGCCTTCGCCCCGGAGGCGTGGCTCCAGGTCTGCCTGGACGCGGAGGCCCGCGGCGAGACGGTGGCGTGCGTCTTCCACTCCCACGTGGACGCCGCCGCCGTCTTCTCCGCCGAGGACCGCCGACAGGCCGCGCCGGAGGGCGTCCCACTCCTGCCGCACGTGTCGTATGTGGTGATCGCCATACATCGCGGACGGGTGGACTCGGCCTCCCAGTCCAAGTGGCGCGGGGACGGTTTTCAGACTGTTCCGCTTACAGTGCCGGATTTCAGGTTTGAAAAACCTGTGTAA
- the cysC gene encoding adenylyl-sulfate kinase — translation MAPNTGFTLWLTGMSGTGKSTTAAYIAARLRQVGRNVEVLDEGELQNDLWAGIGDTKDERNMVVRRLGFVAGLLARNGVAVLVPSVSPYKSSREEVRRSVGKYVEVYVDCPTEKLIERDTTGKYKKALNGEIPNFIGITEPYEPPTSPEVTIYSDTESVEDGGTKIFQALLDLGLMSTDELKTITGKKMKANPLPPKKARRDEEAPPARVLAKAPKADKGSKGAKARPATRAARVGKPAPAAKKAAKRKAR, via the coding sequence ATGGCCCCCAACACTGGATTCACCCTCTGGCTGACCGGCATGTCCGGGACCGGGAAGAGCACGACGGCCGCCTACATCGCGGCCCGCCTCCGGCAGGTCGGACGCAACGTGGAGGTCCTCGACGAGGGCGAACTCCAGAACGACCTGTGGGCTGGCATCGGCGACACCAAGGATGAGCGCAACATGGTGGTGCGCCGCCTGGGCTTCGTCGCGGGCCTGCTCGCCCGCAACGGCGTGGCGGTGCTGGTCCCCTCGGTGAGCCCCTACAAGTCGAGCCGCGAGGAGGTGCGCCGCTCGGTGGGCAAGTACGTGGAGGTCTACGTCGACTGCCCCACGGAGAAGCTCATCGAGCGCGACACCACCGGCAAGTACAAGAAGGCGCTCAACGGGGAGATCCCGAACTTCATCGGCATCACGGAGCCGTACGAGCCGCCCACCTCGCCCGAGGTGACCATCTACTCCGACACGGAGTCGGTGGAGGACGGCGGGACGAAGATCTTCCAGGCGCTGCTGGACCTGGGGCTGATGTCCACGGACGAGCTGAAGACCATCACCGGCAAGAAGATGAAGGCCAACCCGCTGCCGCCGAAGAAGGCCCGCCGCGACGAGGAGGCCCCTCCGGCCCGCGTCCTCGCCAAGGCCCCCAAGGCGGACAAGGGTTCCAAGGGCGCCAAGGCGCGTCCGGCCACCCGCGCCGCCCGCGTGGGCAAGCCGGCCCCGGCGGCGAAGAAGGCCGCCAAGCGCAAGGCCCGGTAA
- the larE gene encoding ATP-dependent sacrificial sulfur transferase LarE has product MLSPERIEALCEASLPKLEAMREALRAQGSALVAFSGGVDSTFVLKVAVEVLGERALALTALSASVAPEEEREARELAARLGARHVVVSSNELANPNYAANPTNRCYFCKTELYDLCEAKRAELDLTVVLDGFNADDFKDHRPGHKAAKEHRVVSPLAQAGLTKDEIRAWSRKLGLPTWDKPQMACLASRIPYGTSVTRDRLLQIAAAESELRALDFKQFRVRYHQDVARIELASEEYPRFFEASVRERINGAFKSLGFKFVALDLEPFRSGRLNEAAGIAPAAGAGQGRPEGFPLPVVG; this is encoded by the coding sequence ATGCTGAGCCCCGAGCGGATTGAGGCCCTGTGTGAAGCGTCCCTCCCCAAGCTGGAGGCGATGCGCGAAGCCCTGCGCGCGCAGGGCAGCGCCCTGGTGGCGTTCTCTGGCGGCGTGGACTCCACGTTCGTGCTCAAGGTCGCCGTGGAGGTCCTGGGCGAGCGGGCCCTGGCCCTGACCGCGCTCTCGGCGTCCGTCGCGCCGGAAGAAGAGCGCGAGGCGCGTGAGCTGGCGGCCCGCCTGGGCGCCCGGCACGTCGTCGTCTCCAGCAACGAGCTGGCGAACCCCAACTACGCCGCCAACCCCACCAACCGCTGCTACTTCTGCAAGACGGAGCTGTACGACCTCTGCGAGGCGAAGCGCGCGGAGCTGGACCTCACGGTGGTGCTGGACGGCTTCAACGCGGACGACTTCAAGGATCACCGCCCCGGCCACAAGGCCGCGAAGGAGCACCGGGTGGTGTCCCCCCTGGCGCAGGCCGGGCTGACCAAGGACGAGATCCGCGCCTGGAGCCGCAAGCTGGGGCTGCCCACCTGGGACAAGCCGCAGATGGCGTGCCTCGCGTCGCGCATCCCCTACGGCACGTCCGTCACGCGCGACCGGCTGTTGCAGATCGCCGCCGCGGAGTCGGAGCTGCGCGCCCTGGACTTCAAGCAGTTCCGCGTGCGCTACCACCAGGACGTGGCGCGCATCGAGCTGGCCAGCGAGGAGTACCCGCGCTTCTTCGAGGCCAGCGTGCGCGAGCGGATCAACGGCGCCTTCAAGTCCCTGGGCTTCAAGTTCGTGGCCCTCGATCTGGAGCCCTTCCGCTCCGGCCGCCTCAACGAGGCCGCCGGCATCGCCCCCGCCGCCGGGGCAGGGCAGGGGCGTCCCGAGGGCTTCCCGCTCCCGGTGGTGGGGTGA
- a CDS encoding ribbon-helix-helix domain-containing protein, protein MDMNPRLTSVVFRLNREKLDALKELSRTTRIRQSEYLREAISDLLAKYEARFVD, encoded by the coding sequence TTGGACATGAATCCCCGCCTCACCTCGGTCGTGTTTCGTCTCAACCGCGAGAAGCTGGACGCCCTGAAGGAGCTGTCGCGCACGACGCGCATCCGTCAGAGCGAGTACCTCCGGGAGGCCATCTCGGATCTGCTGGCGAAGTACGAAGCGCGCTTCGTGGACTGA
- a CDS encoding tRNA pseudouridine synthase A, which yields MARPSVKRIPAVLWTWYRGGNFRGFQRQVEGPTVQDALEGALHEAGCPATVMPSGRTDRGVHARMQVISLRLNEDVSLEALPGRLAPRLSPDVGISIAKRPPGAFHSQWSASGKAYRYRLTLGAAPSEAWSPYALDVAAEAALQSGRRVTPEKLEALLARAVGTRDFTAFHERSSPQKARTLASATLKDRGEGLFEARLTGDGFARYQVRYLVGSALKVAAGLLSEEQWHAALDAGTALAGFKAPAHGLMLWEVRYPSAVDPFGPGERLHPPGLPDVPPFTEGPPD from the coding sequence GTGGCTAGACCCTCCGTCAAACGAATTCCCGCCGTACTGTGGACTTGGTATCGCGGCGGAAACTTCCGCGGCTTCCAGCGCCAGGTGGAGGGCCCGACCGTCCAGGACGCCCTGGAGGGGGCCCTGCATGAGGCGGGCTGTCCCGCGACGGTGATGCCGTCGGGCCGTACGGACCGGGGCGTCCATGCGCGGATGCAGGTCATCAGCCTGCGCCTCAATGAGGACGTGTCGTTGGAGGCCCTGCCCGGACGGCTCGCGCCGCGCCTGTCTCCGGACGTGGGCATCAGCATCGCGAAGCGGCCGCCGGGCGCCTTCCATTCGCAGTGGAGCGCGAGCGGCAAGGCCTACCGGTACCGGCTGACGCTGGGCGCGGCCCCATCCGAGGCGTGGAGCCCCTACGCGCTGGACGTGGCGGCGGAGGCGGCGCTCCAGTCGGGGCGCCGGGTGACGCCGGAGAAGCTGGAGGCCCTGCTGGCCCGCGCCGTGGGCACGCGGGACTTCACCGCGTTCCACGAGCGCTCCAGTCCCCAGAAGGCGCGCACCCTCGCGTCCGCCACCCTGAAGGACAGGGGGGAAGGACTCTTCGAGGCGCGGCTGACGGGGGATGGCTTCGCGCGCTACCAGGTGCGGTACCTGGTGGGCAGCGCGCTGAAGGTGGCCGCGGGGCTCCTGTCCGAGGAGCAATGGCACGCGGCGCTGGATGCGGGCACCGCCCTGGCCGGCTTCAAGGCCCCGGCGCATGGGCTGATGCTGTGGGAGGTCCGCTATCCTTCCGCGGTGGACCCCTTCGGGCCCGGCGAGCGCCTCCACCCGCCCGGTCTGCCCGACGTGCCTCCCTTCACGGAAGGTCCGCCGGACTGA
- a CDS encoding AgmX/PglI C-terminal domain-containing protein → MLAGQELAVDSDEQWLFRQGDLVLGPITASQVVEKLYTGELTPDSPVAPAGEREFRNLRDTAAFQVHIARYEAQGRVAQTMRVEQARNQRRVKVLGGVAAGVAIVLGIAGWYLARNAAVYGLFGAGEEGDGITMDPPTIRLAQARVDDEDLVAYPTNDPRRPDRPAGPAGVPGKTPGTAVASAASRPPRTGNVTTDPDGLEMAQQFDQGAINRVVAGNQSKLFRCFKEEAERTPGLAAKIPMEFVIGNDGRVAKLWVDNPQFKQGPLFECLFAELKKWPFKAYDGERATVGLSFNIGKRG, encoded by the coding sequence ATGCTGGCCGGACAAGAACTCGCGGTGGACAGTGATGAGCAGTGGCTTTTCCGACAGGGCGACCTGGTGCTGGGGCCCATCACCGCGTCCCAGGTGGTGGAGAAGCTCTACACGGGGGAGCTGACGCCGGACAGCCCGGTGGCCCCCGCCGGTGAGAGGGAGTTCCGGAATCTCCGGGACACCGCCGCCTTCCAGGTGCACATCGCGCGGTACGAGGCCCAGGGTCGCGTCGCGCAGACGATGCGTGTGGAGCAGGCGCGCAACCAGCGCCGCGTGAAGGTGTTGGGCGGGGTCGCCGCGGGCGTGGCGATCGTGCTGGGCATCGCCGGCTGGTACCTGGCGCGCAACGCGGCGGTGTACGGCCTGTTCGGCGCGGGCGAGGAGGGCGACGGCATCACCATGGACCCGCCCACCATCCGGCTCGCCCAGGCCCGCGTGGACGACGAGGACCTCGTCGCCTATCCCACCAATGATCCGCGCCGCCCGGATCGCCCCGCGGGGCCGGCGGGTGTTCCTGGCAAGACACCGGGCACGGCGGTGGCCAGCGCCGCCAGCCGGCCGCCCCGCACGGGCAACGTCACCACGGACCCCGACGGCCTGGAGATGGCCCAGCAGTTCGACCAGGGCGCCATCAACCGCGTCGTCGCCGGCAACCAGTCCAAGCTCTTCCGCTGCTTCAAGGAGGAAGCCGAGCGCACGCCCGGCCTGGCCGCGAAGATTCCCATGGAGTTCGTCATCGGCAACGACGGCCGCGTGGCGAAGCTGTGGGTGGACAACCCCCAGTTCAAGCAGGGCCCACTCTTCGAGTGCCTCTTCGCGGAGCTGAAGAAGTGGCCCTTCAAGGCCTACGACGGCGAGCGCGCCACCGTGGGGCTGTCGTTCAACATCGGCAAGCGAGGGTAG
- the clpX gene encoding ATP-dependent Clp protease ATP-binding subunit ClpX produces the protein MKKEHHVNLSCSFCGKSQREVRKLIAGPTVYICDECIKLCNDIIADENEREEGKPQVSLPTPLEIKAFLDDYVIGQDQAKKVLSVAVYNHYKRIYQKKPTSRPRPGVKSPGGEDVELQKSNILLIGPTGSGKTLLAQSLARFLNVPFTIADATSLTEAGYVGEDVENIIQNLLHNADYDVEKAARGIVYIDEIDKIARKGDMPSATRDVGGEGVQQALLKIIEGTRANVTPRGGKKYNQQEYVQVDTTNILFICGGAFHGIDGVIKRRVGEKGLGFGAKITHKEERSVGELLAMTEPEDLMKFGMIPEFIGRLPMIATLNDLKEDDLVTILTIPKNALVKQYQKMFEIEKVKLTFTKEALRAIAREAMRRHSGARGLRAIMEDAMLEIMYDVPFREGVKECKITEQVITKHEPPQIVMEKEKKTA, from the coding sequence GTGAAGAAGGAGCACCACGTCAACCTGTCCTGCTCGTTCTGCGGCAAGTCGCAGCGCGAGGTCCGGAAGCTTATCGCCGGGCCCACGGTCTACATCTGCGACGAGTGCATCAAGCTGTGTAACGACATCATCGCGGACGAGAACGAACGCGAGGAGGGCAAGCCGCAGGTCAGCCTGCCCACGCCGCTGGAGATCAAGGCGTTCCTCGACGACTACGTCATCGGTCAGGACCAGGCGAAGAAGGTCCTCTCGGTCGCGGTCTACAACCACTACAAGCGCATCTACCAGAAGAAGCCGACCTCCCGGCCGCGCCCCGGCGTGAAGAGCCCCGGCGGCGAGGACGTGGAGCTGCAGAAGAGCAACATCCTGCTCATCGGCCCCACCGGCTCTGGCAAGACGCTGCTCGCGCAGTCCCTGGCGCGCTTCCTCAACGTCCCCTTCACCATCGCGGACGCCACCAGCCTCACCGAGGCCGGCTACGTGGGTGAGGACGTCGAGAACATCATCCAGAACCTCCTCCACAACGCCGACTACGACGTGGAGAAGGCGGCGCGCGGCATCGTCTACATCGACGAAATCGACAAGATCGCCCGCAAGGGTGACATGCCCAGCGCCACCCGCGACGTGGGCGGCGAGGGCGTGCAGCAGGCGCTCTTGAAGATCATCGAAGGCACTCGCGCCAACGTCACGCCGCGCGGCGGCAAGAAGTACAACCAGCAGGAGTACGTCCAGGTCGACACGACCAACATCCTCTTCATCTGCGGCGGTGCCTTCCACGGCATCGACGGCGTGATCAAGCGCCGCGTGGGGGAGAAGGGCCTGGGCTTCGGCGCGAAGATCACCCACAAGGAAGAGCGCAGCGTGGGTGAGCTGCTGGCGATGACGGAGCCGGAAGACCTGATGAAGTTCGGGATGATCCCGGAGTTCATCGGCCGTCTGCCGATGATCGCCACGCTCAACGACCTGAAGGAGGATGACCTCGTCACCATCCTCACGATCCCGAAGAACGCCCTGGTGAAGCAGTACCAGAAGATGTTCGAGATCGAGAAGGTGAAGCTCACCTTCACCAAGGAAGCGCTGCGCGCCATCGCCCGCGAGGCGATGCGCCGTCACTCCGGAGCGCGCGGCCTGCGCGCCATCATGGAGGACGCGATGCTGGAGATCATGTACGACGTGCCGTTCCGCGAGGGCGTCAAGGAGTGCAAGATCACCGAACAGGTGATCACCAAGCACGAGCCCCCGCAGATCGTCATGGAGAAGGAAAAGAAGACCGCCTGA
- a CDS encoding Hsp70 family protein, with amino-acid sequence MHKEPIIGIDLGTTNSCAAIVEDSGNVKLIPYKGGEYTIPSIFAIDDKGNELIGFEAKRQWQLNPRNTVYGAKRLVGRTFGSEVVDTMKKVVAYNMRPGAKNDVTLDVGKKEFTLQEISAKILGKIREVASNYLKMPIKRAVVTVPAYFNDRQRQSVKDAGKLIDLEVVRIINEPTAAALAYGVGKGLAEKVVIYDLGGGTFDVSIIEIRDRVFEVKSTGGDVFLGGIDFDNAIIHHVLKDFAAKTGIDLATDPVAMQRIKDLAERTKIDLSAREEVPFNIPFITMTAQGQPLNIEMKFTRKMLEQLTNQLVDRTLQMVARVLVDSGLSTKDIDEVMLVGGQTRMPVVQDRLTKFFGKPPSKGVHPDEAVAIGAALYAHSLQDDTNLRIQLLDVIPMAIGLERGDGGFHVVFPRNASIPNAKQLLATTSIDNQTELAMRIYQGDHDAVARNDLLGEFTFSGIVPAKAGTVNVEIIFDVSVEGILTMRAKDPGTGREMKTTVRVTQS; translated from the coding sequence ATGCACAAGGAGCCCATCATCGGCATCGACCTCGGCACGACGAACTCGTGCGCGGCGATCGTCGAGGACAGCGGGAACGTCAAGCTCATCCCCTACAAGGGCGGCGAGTACACCATCCCCTCCATCTTCGCCATCGATGACAAGGGCAATGAGCTCATCGGTTTCGAGGCGAAGCGCCAGTGGCAGCTCAACCCGCGCAACACCGTCTACGGCGCCAAGCGCCTCGTCGGACGCACCTTCGGCAGCGAAGTCGTCGACACGATGAAGAAGGTCGTGGCGTACAACATGCGCCCCGGCGCGAAGAACGACGTCACCCTGGACGTGGGCAAGAAGGAGTTCACCCTCCAGGAGATCAGCGCCAAGATCCTGGGGAAGATCCGCGAGGTCGCCTCCAACTACCTGAAGATGCCCATCAAGCGCGCGGTGGTGACGGTGCCCGCGTACTTCAACGACCGGCAGCGCCAGTCGGTGAAGGATGCCGGCAAGCTCATCGACCTGGAGGTGGTGCGGATCATCAACGAGCCCACCGCGGCGGCGCTCGCCTACGGCGTGGGCAAGGGGCTGGCGGAGAAGGTCGTCATCTACGACCTGGGCGGCGGCACCTTCGACGTCTCCATCATCGAGATCCGCGACCGCGTCTTCGAGGTGAAGTCCACCGGCGGTGACGTGTTCCTGGGCGGCATCGACTTCGACAACGCCATCATCCACCACGTCCTCAAGGACTTCGCGGCCAAGACGGGCATCGACCTGGCCACGGATCCGGTGGCCATGCAGCGCATCAAGGACCTGGCCGAGCGCACCAAGATCGACCTGTCCGCGCGCGAGGAGGTGCCCTTCAACATCCCCTTCATCACGATGACGGCGCAGGGCCAGCCGTTGAACATCGAGATGAAGTTCACGCGCAAGATGCTGGAGCAGCTGACCAACCAGCTGGTGGACCGCACCCTCCAGATGGTGGCGCGCGTGCTGGTGGACTCGGGGCTGTCCACCAAGGACATCGACGAGGTGATGCTGGTGGGCGGCCAGACACGCATGCCCGTCGTGCAGGACCGGCTCACCAAGTTCTTCGGCAAGCCGCCCAGCAAGGGCGTCCACCCGGACGAGGCCGTGGCCATTGGCGCCGCGCTCTACGCGCACTCGCTCCAGGACGACACCAACCTGCGCATCCAGCTGCTGGACGTGATCCCCATGGCCATCGGCCTGGAGCGCGGCGACGGCGGCTTCCACGTCGTCTTCCCGCGCAACGCGTCCATCCCCAACGCCAAGCAGCTGCTGGCCACGACGAGCATCGACAACCAGACCGAGCTCGCCATGCGCATCTACCAGGGCGACCACGACGCGGTGGCGCGCAACGACCTGCTAGGGGAGTTCACCTTCTCCGGCATCGTCCCCGCGAAGGCCGGCACGGTGAACGTGGAGATCATCTTCGACGTGAGCGTGGAGGGCATCCTCACCATGCGCGCGAAGGACCCCGGCACCGGCCGCGAGATGAAGACCACGGTGCGCGTCACCCAGAGCTAG
- a CDS encoding PrkA family serine protein kinase: MEAKGYLQEVGAQVSADFVKNRSILSFEEYLSLFFADPRGQSRNAAQYLRDVMDHYGTEQVPHPTGTIRRFKVFDAPSTDHDGRVAGQEEVQNALYRLLGNFVRAGRINKLIMLHGPNGSAKSSLVNALKLGMEDYSRQPQGALYRIAWVFPSEKLIKGSIGFGERPGAQSGDGELTSYAHLDAEALDLRMPCELRDHPLFAVPPSERRGLLEGALKKKGLGTGDGATGDFLLSDYVRDGELCAKCRRIYTALLNAYGGDYLKVLRHVQVERFYVSRRYQVGTVTVEPQMSVDAAAQQISADRTQLNLPAALHSTVLFEPHGPLVHANRGLIEYADLLKRPLEAFKYLLGFSETSEVPLEPFVLQLDEVLIASSNEKHLSAFKELPDFASFKGRIELVRVPYLRRYKVEQEIYDAQITGTSVGKHVAPHATEVAAMWAVLTRLKKPIPDRYPANVKPLVDQVAPAEKLHLYQEGGAPGRLSSTNTKELLKLREEMYEESDAYPNYEGRSGASAREIKTALFNAAQNPDYKCLHALAVLEELHALCKDKSVYEFLLQEVMDGYHDHETFVRVVETEYLDRVDSEVRDSMGLVSEGQYRELVERYIQSVSHWVRGEKMRNRVTGESEKPDEARMAEVEAIVMPQGEAPADFRRGLIASIGAHRLDNPDGAMDYPRIFPDMFKRLRDHYFEERKRVLRKNKENILKYLSEDRNQLSAREQSQVQDTLKTMAERYGYCEFCAKDAILFLMRQRYT, from the coding sequence GTGGAAGCGAAGGGCTATCTGCAGGAGGTGGGCGCGCAGGTCAGCGCCGACTTCGTCAAGAACCGGTCCATCCTGTCCTTCGAGGAGTACCTGTCGCTCTTCTTCGCGGACCCGAGAGGGCAGTCACGCAACGCGGCGCAGTATCTGCGGGACGTGATGGACCACTACGGCACGGAGCAGGTGCCACACCCCACGGGCACCATCCGGCGCTTCAAGGTCTTCGACGCGCCGTCCACGGACCACGACGGACGGGTCGCCGGGCAGGAGGAGGTGCAGAACGCCCTCTACCGCCTGCTGGGAAACTTCGTGCGCGCCGGCCGCATCAACAAGCTGATCATGCTGCACGGCCCCAACGGCAGCGCGAAGTCCAGCCTGGTGAACGCGCTGAAGCTGGGCATGGAGGACTACTCCCGCCAGCCGCAGGGCGCGCTGTACCGCATCGCCTGGGTGTTCCCGTCGGAGAAGCTGATCAAGGGCTCCATCGGCTTCGGCGAGCGCCCGGGTGCGCAGTCCGGCGACGGGGAGCTCACCTCGTACGCCCACCTGGACGCGGAGGCCCTGGACCTGCGCATGCCGTGCGAGCTGCGCGACCACCCGCTGTTCGCGGTCCCCCCTTCAGAGCGCAGGGGCCTGCTGGAGGGCGCGCTCAAGAAGAAGGGCCTGGGCACCGGCGACGGGGCGACGGGGGACTTCCTCCTGTCCGACTACGTGCGCGACGGCGAGCTGTGCGCCAAGTGCCGCCGCATCTACACCGCGCTGCTCAACGCCTACGGCGGGGACTACCTCAAGGTCCTGAGGCACGTGCAGGTGGAGCGCTTCTACGTGTCGCGCCGCTACCAGGTGGGGACGGTGACGGTGGAGCCCCAGATGAGCGTGGACGCCGCCGCGCAGCAGATCTCCGCGGACCGCACGCAGCTCAACCTGCCCGCGGCCCTGCACAGCACGGTGCTCTTCGAGCCGCACGGCCCGCTGGTGCACGCCAACCGGGGCCTCATCGAATACGCGGACCTGCTCAAGCGCCCGCTGGAGGCCTTCAAGTACCTGCTGGGCTTCAGTGAGACCAGCGAGGTTCCCCTGGAGCCGTTCGTGCTCCAGCTGGACGAGGTGCTCATCGCGTCCTCCAACGAGAAGCACCTGTCCGCTTTCAAGGAGCTGCCGGACTTCGCCTCGTTCAAGGGCCGCATCGAGCTGGTGCGCGTGCCGTACCTGCGCCGCTACAAGGTCGAGCAGGAGATCTACGACGCGCAGATCACCGGCACCAGCGTGGGCAAGCACGTCGCGCCCCACGCGACGGAGGTGGCCGCGATGTGGGCGGTGCTCACGCGCCTGAAGAAGCCCATCCCGGACCGCTACCCGGCCAACGTGAAGCCGCTGGTGGATCAGGTGGCCCCGGCGGAGAAGCTGCACCTGTACCAGGAGGGCGGGGCGCCCGGGCGGCTGTCGTCCACGAACACCAAGGAGCTGCTCAAGCTGCGCGAGGAGATGTACGAGGAGTCGGACGCGTACCCCAACTACGAGGGCCGCTCCGGCGCGAGCGCGAGGGAGATCAAGACCGCGCTCTTCAACGCCGCGCAGAACCCGGACTACAAGTGCCTGCACGCGCTGGCCGTGCTGGAGGAGCTGCATGCGCTCTGCAAGGACAAGAGCGTCTACGAGTTCCTCCTCCAGGAGGTGATGGACGGCTACCACGACCACGAGACGTTCGTGCGGGTGGTGGAGACCGAGTACCTGGACCGGGTGGACTCGGAGGTGCGCGACTCCATGGGGCTGGTGTCGGAGGGCCAGTACCGGGAGCTGGTGGAGCGCTACATCCAGAGCGTCAGCCACTGGGTGCGCGGGGAGAAGATGCGCAACCGCGTGACGGGCGAGTCGGAGAAGCCGGACGAGGCGCGCATGGCGGAGGTGGAGGCCATCGTGATGCCGCAGGGCGAGGCGCCCGCGGACTTCCGCCGGGGCCTCATCGCGTCCATCGGCGCGCACCGGCTGGACAACCCGGACGGCGCCATGGACTACCCGCGCATCTTCCCGGACATGTTCAAGCGCCTGCGCGACCACTACTTCGAGGAGCGCAAGCGCGTGCTGCGCAAGAACAAGGAGAACATCCTCAAGTACCTCTCCGAGGACCGCAACCAGCTCTCCGCGCGCGAGCAGTCCCAGGTGCAGGACACGCTGAAGACGATGGCGGAGCGCTACGGCTACTGCGAGTTCTGCGCGAAGGACGCCATCCTGTTCCTCATGCGTCAGCGCTACACCTGA